The following nucleotide sequence is from Salvia splendens isolate huo1 chromosome 2, SspV2, whole genome shotgun sequence.
CAATATGCCCTGCACATGGAATTATACTCAAATGGATGGAAAAGTGAGATTCTAACACACGGTATCTTGTTTGGCATGGCTGTTAAAAGAAGGCTAAGTCTAAAACACTTAAGTAAGAGAAGACATCATTTTAAGAAGTTTAAGTATCTACTCTAACAAGTAGTTACATTcactttatgtgcaggttgaagatATCTTGAAACGTGGACAAAATTATTTGGCAGTCTTTAGAACAGTTCTCTAGTAACAATCCACTCTGAATTCTGTATACTCAATACAAATGAAGACTCTTCAATTTCCTGCAAAACTCTGGTGCGTATAAAGTTTCGAGTAGACTCCCTCACTTGCTGTAACAAGGTTTGCATGGGTGCCCATTTCTACAACTTTCCCCTTGTCCATAACAAATATGGTGTCTGAGTTGATTACAGTTGAAAGCCTGTGTGCAACTGTAATATTTGTTGTACTCTGTTGCAGTGACTCCAGAGCATTGATGATAGCCCTTTCAGACTCGGCATCAAGTGCACTTGTGGCTTCATCGAGAAGCATTATCGCTGGCTTTTTCAGCAGAACCCTTGCAATTGCTATCCGTTGCTTTTGTCCACCCGAAAGTTGGCATCCCTTTTCCCCAACTGATGTGTCGTATCCCCTTGGTAGATTGCTTATCACTTCATGGATGGATGTTGGCCTCCATAGCTGCCTGTATCACTTCAGCTTCCGAAGCACCTTCATTTCCATAGCATATGTTTTCTCTGATTGAGAAGCTGAATAGAAGCGGCTCCTGCTGCACCAAGCCGATCTGTGCTCTCAGAACTTTCAGGTTGTAACTCTTCACATTTTTCCAGTCAATTAGTAACGCTCCTTCGTTCACATCATAAAATCTGAGCAGAAGTGCTAGAATAGAAGATTTCCCTGCTCCACTTGGTCCAACCAGAGCAACTTTTGATCCAGCTTCAATTGTCAAGTTGAAGTTGTCGAGTATAATCATATCTGGTCTGGAGGGGTAAGTGAAACTCACATTTGAAAATTCAATATCCCCCTTGATGCTTTTACGAGGTGGTTGCTTAGGCTCGTCTGGCTCAATCTCAGTCTGTCGGTCAAGGGTATGGAATGCAGGGGTCAGAATACTGATAGCAGAGAAAACAGTAGGTATCAATGTCCACAATTCTGTGATTGACGGAACTGTGAGTGAGAATATCTGGTACGATCTTATTCCGTTCTCGAAGGAAGATTGTCCTCTCTTAACGAGGATAGTTGTATACCATAATGCAACAGCATGGGCTATATTCCACAAGCAAAGTGAGACACCTTGAATGATCCCATATTTGATGCTTTGTGTCCTGCATTTTGCCAGTGGCTTCTTTAAAGAAACCTTGGCCTTTTCAAGCACATGATCTTCCAGGCAAAAAGATGCAACAGTTTTTATGTTGGATGTTGATTCAGAAGCAAGGGAAACCAGTTCTGAATAAGCAGCATTGCTTTTGCAGACTTGGCTTGAATCAGCCCACCGATAAAGTGGCAGGGCATCACGGCCCAAGCAACTAGGCCCATTCTCCAGTTGACTCTGATGCTGACTATCGTTGCAATCAGTATGGAGGAGATGCATTGAACAATAACGGACATACGGTCAGATATGATTGTTTTGACTGTTGCTGTTTCGTTGATAACCTGTGATGTAACTGATCTGATCCCACAATGTTTTGAGGCTTCTCAAACCAGGCAAGCTCGTTTCGTAGTATAGCTGCAAAGAATGCTGGTTCATAAGAATTGGTTTTCATAGAAGTTATCAAGCTGGTGCTGTAGAGGTAAAATACAGTTGGCATTAAAATGATACCTGAATATAATGCTTGTCTGAGATTCGTCATGGCCTGCTCCCCAACCAAGCCATAGAAATAATGCTGCGAAGTATGGACAAAACATGACAAAAATCCTATACACGCAAAAAGTATGGAGTACTtccaaggcgttagtttttaatttaattgcatgtaatttttttaaatgtacattttttaaaattattgtactttttaaaactttaatagtattattcaattttcctgtatttatctcgtaaattaaatttcgtatgttgctacaattgtaaattaaattatataattgttattagtgatgtggaagactatgtgagggctattggatgtccagttgcatgtccagatgatgtggcaggaggattttagtgctgatgatgtggcagtgggaaggctatgtgagggctatttgatgtccagttccatgtccagatgatgtggtaggaggattttagtgctgatgatgtgacagtggGAAGGCTACGTGAGGGCTATTGGATGTCCTatgccattggagatgctctaattaaTGCGTAATCATCCTTGATTTTATACATAAAGACAAAATGTTTTGTACACGTGTAAAAACGTAAGGTAGCGTAGAGTTTCCTAATAATTTTAGAGTTGAATACAAAGATTTATTCTGCAAATGCATAAAAGACATGTTTGTTATTATTACTCTTCCTTGTCAAGTTTCGATCCGATCGTATTAGTAATTAATTGGGATattgataaataatttttttaatttatcatcATGAGTTGACTTTTTCTTGCTTTATTACGAGGAACCGCCTCTTAATATTAGATTAATGTTTCATTTTGTTTTATGTAGCAAAGATggttattttattattcacgTCTCGATTATATATCAACTATTTCTCGGTCCACTGATTGTCTCAATAGACTTAGCATAAAATGTTATCCATTTATCTCTTacaagaaataataatattttattcaccaaaaaagagagaatattttatttcttaggTTTATATTTTCCAGGCGACCCATTCTTTGGTGACAGACGTTTTCATGGGTCGTATTATATCtcttttaatttcaattgtttTAGGGTATATTatagttttaaaatatactgtcactttcttgaatttcttatttttttatttcatcgtttttatttttgtttctttttccatttttcaattttgttcgGCCTCGTTTTAGTGAGGGCTGAAGTTAAGTTCTCTCTCttgatttctatttttaaatacATATTGCTTTATCTAGGGGTGAgtaaaaaaccggaaaccgaatatccgaactgAACCAaatcgaaattttgaaattcggttcagttttttcgggttttcggttcggttcggttttaaaaataaaaaaaatcggtttttcggttcgggcgaagaaaaaaaccgaaaaatcgaattatatatatattctattaatttaatatattcttttaatatattctactatataatatatattatatttattattaattttatattatatataaatattctattagtatatataaaataaaataaaatacacatatataaatatatatttatattatatttatttttttcaggtttttcgggtttttcggttttttaagtccggtttttggtttttcggtttcggtttttcgggttcggttcggtttggattttgaattaaattcggttttttcggttttggttcggttttaacaaaaatatactccatttatatatgaaaatgtaTTTGAAAAATAGAATAGTTAGAGATAATAAAACATTATATTTGCCAcactaatatatttatatataaatgtatttaAATTTGGGCAAAGCATATTTAAAGATCTTcatatttcgattttttttgcattcatagatttttgaacaatttttttcattttaatcggttttttaacTTCAAGACTCTATATACTTACTATATTTACCACGGAATGGTTTGATCTGTTGATTTTTTTCGTTGAATATATTTCactttaatattaatattattttcttgaGTTATCAATTTCATCAATTATTATTGTAAGTATATTTCAAATCATGTTGTCCATTCATCAATTATTACCACTCCATATCGTAAGTATATATTTCTAATCATATTTTCATAGAATTTGAAGAGAATGTTAATTGCTTCGGAGTCCTCAATAATACCACTGCATTAGTGTCTATTGATGTGTAATTGGTTTAAAGGATATAACATATTTATAGAACAATGTAACTTATTCACTAAAGTACTAGTGATAGTGATAATAATGGTACTATCTTTAAGAGTTTCTAGTTTCTATCATTACAATTGCAACATTTATGGTCTAATTTTAGTCAATTAGGTAGTGTAGTTGAAAGTTGGAGATCCTAAATTCCTAATAATCTCCTTTGTTTTTTTCTCCTTGTACATTTATAAATAGGTactaatttctattttattttatctaacaTTTTATTACCTTTTCACTTGTTttcgcaaataatattgaaagaGAAAATGTTTCCCTTTAAATATAACGGGATACGGAgtaaaataatctaaaaatgcatcatcatcatcaatatataaaaagtaAAGCCCAAATACAAGTCTCGGAAAGCGGCTTGAAGTAAAAAATGTAGATTAAAGAAATCAGTTCATAAATGCCAAACACGTTGCCACCATCCTTCTTCCTGGACAGATCCAACACATGACCATCGATTTATTGTGCTCCAATATTTTACTAGTAATTTTGGGTTTTGTAAGATTCTATGTTTACTCTGACAACTCTCTCAATCCTTGGTTTGGCTTCAATGGGAAAATTGCATGTTTTAGTATTCGTCAACTCCCTTAGAGATAAGgatctctctcacacacacctAACTCACTCTTGCATTTATAGTGCATGGAATAaagtggagtaatatttttttgtgaatttctGCACCTTTGCACAATGCAGTGCCCTTTAACAGCCTTTTCCTTCCATAATTAGACGTGACCAACCCTGTATTCATATCAAGAAAAatatcctctctctctctctctctctcagtgTGTGTGTGTCCGAAGATGGAAAAGGAAGAGTCCAAGTTGGAGGTGCAGGCTGAggtggaggagcaagaagctGAGGAACCAACTCCATTGGTCAGAAATTCAAGAAATGGAGATGACAGCAAAATCATTCCAAAATATGGTGTTGAAATTAATGGTGGAGTGAGTAATGGAGTCtctcaaaatgaaaatgaaaatgaagagCTTAGAATTCCTGCAGAAAACCAGAAAATGGAGGAGATTGATTGGGTTCTTGCAAATGAAGTCATTGATGGAGGAGAGGAGAGTGAAAAAAAAGTTCTTGAAAATGGAGCAGAAGCCATTACTGAGGGCAAGAATTCAAAGGAAAATCATGTTTTCCATGACAAAGCTGAAGGTACTAACATTTTTGGTTCTGTTTTACAGATTTTGCaacactttattttattaatgtctCTGAAAACGATAAAATTGCACAGTACCTTAATTTTCTTATGCCTTTGACACCACTCCATAACCCTACCTGTCTGTAAATTAGGTGTAAAAAAGGTGAAAGGGCCCTCTTCACTATTTATATTCTTTTTTCAGTGTATAGATTAAGTTACGGCATGTGGTCTGTTTTCcttcattttcttgattttcacAAATTGAGTTCCAAAAAAAAGTTTCTCTCTCACAATTTTCTGTTGTTTGTGGAGTTGGAATTCTTGGATATATTGCAATGCAGTGAATGGTTGAGGGTTTTTCTGTCTCAGATTTGAGCCAAAAGTAAGCTTTTACATCTTAAGAAGCCATGAAAACAGTCGATATAATCTAGGCTTTGAATGAGGGTTGTTTAGTGCTAAGCATCAAGGGTAGATTTGGAACTTCTCAGGTGTGATCTAAGTTTCTATTTAGGAACCACAAAAAGAACTAATTGCAGCCTTTTGTTTTCTACTTCTGTTTCTACAAATGTTAGCTAAGAGTTAGGAAGACTGAGTTGCTTGGCATTTTGGATCATGATTTCTTCGATCActtgtttctgtttttttggGTGAAGGAGTGTGGAAGTGTCGAATCTGCACTTGGAAGTATGGCAATGGAAGTGTCTGTGTTGATGGTATCAAAACTTTTAATTTTGTGTATGAAGGTCAGTAGATGTGTAAATTGAATGAAAGTGTCTGGTTAAGATACACACACCTCAGAGTGTCTCTATCCTTCATTAGTTCATGTAGTTTCAAAGGAATAGTTTAGGCAATGTTGTGTATTTATGCTtctaatatgtatatatatgactTAACATTGTGTGTGGTGTTAAATCTGTTTTCTTGCTTTGTTTTGTAGGTTTAGGTGTTAATCCTATACCTGCGTATATTCATAAGACGCTAATTGTGGAGGATCCTGCACGTACAAAACACGATGTCTCATCACTTGTTCCCGTAATTCAGTTCAGTGGTGCTTCGGTCATAAACAATCAACACGGGGAAGAGGGCAAGGAGGATGGCTTTTCGAATTCAGACGGCTTGCCTTCAGACAGTTCATCTCAAGAAGGCAAGAATTAGTTACGAGATGAGCTTTATAATAAGATTGAAAAATGCAGATAATGATGATGAACTGAAATTTACACGTTGTTTTGTGGAAATGGTTGCAGGTGTGGATTCCACATATGCATATATTATAAGGGAGCCAGTCTTGAAAGGACCTGCAAAATACGCCATCTCGTCTCTTGATCCTGCCATTCAGTTGAATGGTGCTTCGGTCATAAACAATCAACACGAGGAAGAGGACAAGGAGGATGGTGTTTCAAGTTCAGATGCTCTGTCTTCAGACAGTTCATCTCAAGAAGGTAAGAACTAGTTCTCATACGAGTTTTCTAATAAGATCGAAAAATGCAGATAACGATGGTGATCTCAAAATTACACATTGTTTTGTGGATTTGGTTGCAGGTGTTGATTCAACATCTACATATATTATAAGGGAGCAAGTCTTGAAAGGACCTGCAAAGTACGCTGTCTCGCCTCTTGATCCCGTCATTCAGTTCAATGGTGCTTCGGTCATAAACAATCAATACGACGAAGAGGGCAAGGAGAATGGCGTTTCAAGTTCAGATGTCCTGCCTTCAGAAAGTTCATCTCAAGAAGGTAAAACTTAGTTATGATACGAGCTTTCGAATAAGATCGGAAAATGCAGATAATGATGATGATCTGAAAGTTACACATTGTTTTGTAGATTTGGTTGCAGATATCGATTCCACATCTACATATATTATAAGGGAGCCAGTCTTGAAAGGACCTGCAACAGACTTCGTCTCATCTCTTGATCCCGTCTTTCAGTTCAATGGTGCTTCGATCATAAACAATCAACACGAGGACAAGGAGAATGGCATTTCGAGTTCAGATGTCTTGTCTTCAGACAGCTCATCTCAAGAAGGTAATAACTAGTTATGATACGAGATTTCGGATGATATCAAAAAGTgatgataatgatgatgatgatgatgatgatgatgatgatctgAAAATTACACATTGTTTTGTAGATTTGGTCCTGTCTCTTGATCCGGCTGTTGACTCCAATGGAGCTTCCGTAGTAAGCAATCAATACGAGGATATTGAGACGAATAGCATCTCTGAAAAGATTCATGGATCTTCCAAAGAGATCGAGAGTGAAGAAACTGAGCTGATAAACGAGGATGATCTGGAAATAACAGAGTTAGACGTCGAAAGAGTCATTCGGAAGCAGACCACACATGATCTGTACTGTCCCAACTGCAAGTCTTGCATTACAAAGAGGGTTATTCTTAGCAAACGAAAGCGCAGAAAAAAGATTCCCGATGGGGAGGTGAAGCGCCCCAAAACAGATACTGCAGCTGTAGGGACTGTTTCGTCCGAGGATCAAGTTCATCAGGAAGGTGAAGTTGGTAACGACGATGCTCAAACACAACCAATCGATGAAGATGACCGTGACAGAGGCCCGGTTATATTTCGTTGCTTATCGTGCTTCAGCATTTTCATTCCAACTGGTAAGCGTCGTGTTTTTTTGTTTCTGTTTGAATATCTTTTGTGCTTATGAGTGGGAAAAGCAATGTAGGGGACGGATTCCGATTGTTTGGTAGAAGTGGAAAAGAAAATGCACGTGATGGACAAGCACCAGATGTAAAGAAGAGCTGGTTCGACATATTTAAACCGAATAGGCAGAAAACACTGGTTGGGGAAGGTACTTTTTTCCCTTACAGATTGTATGTGTAGCGTCGTGCCTGCAGAGAGCAGAGTTGGTAAGACGACGTCTGAATTGCCTTTACGTGTTCATATAACTCGGTTCTTTCACACACAGGAATTAGTTTTGAGACGAACGTGCAACAAGTCAGCTCAGCCATTCCATCGTCCAGCCCTGCTCGCGTAAGTGGCCAGCCATTAGTTTTACAAGATACGGCCCCACCTGCTCGTGCTCCTGCTCCTGCACAACTCGAGGGAACTACGGCAGATGAAATCCAAGATCTAAAACTCCCCTTGTTAGTAGGTATTGTTTTTTTATCTACATCTTCACATCATGataagccttgttgaattagTTTAGTTTTTGGGTGACTGCTGTAATGACTTATCTCCCTCAGATGAGTTGAATGCCGTGTTAGCCGCGGATCAGCAAATGGAATCAAAACCTAGCCGGGAAGTTCAGACAATTCAAGGCGACGACGTTGTCCAGCTCCCACAACCATCAGTGTCAGCAGGTGTAGACGCGGATGGCACATTGATCTCAGTATCTATTCCTCACAACGAACAAGAAGTTAGAGCCACTATCGTGACCACATCTATTCTTGACAGCATAAATGTCGATTCAAGAAGCAGTGATAGCGGTATCTTCATAATCTATCTATTTTGAGTTTGATCTCAGATTAAATGTATGAAATTGGTAGCATGCTTTCCCTTTCTAATTGTTTGTGTGGCGTCTGAATAGCCTTTACGTGTTCATATAACTCGTTCTTTCACATACAGGAAATAGTTTCGAAACAAACGTGAAACAAGTCAGCTTAGCCATTCCATCATCCAGCCCTGCTGGTGTAAGTGGCCAACCATTAGTTTTACAAGATTCGGCCCCACCTGCTCGTGCTCCTGCACGACTCAAGGGAACTACAGCGGAAACTGCTGCACACGAAGGCCAGGATCTAAAAATCCCCTTGTTAGGTACTGTTTTTTAACTACTTATACACATCATGATATGTTAGCCTTGTTCAATCAGTTGAGTTTTGGGATGACTTATGATCATCTCCTCAGATAAGTCGGATGCTGTATTAGCCGCAGATCAGCAAACGGAACCAAAACCTATCCAAGAAGTTCAGACCATTCAAGACAACGACATTGTCCAGCTCCCACAACCATCAGTAAACGCGGATAGCAAATTGATCTCAGTATCTATTCCTCACAACGAACAAGACGTTAGAGCCACTATCGTGCCTACATCTATTCACGACAACAGAAATTTCGATTCCAGCAGTGACATCGGTATCTTCAAAATCTTACTATTTTGAGTATGATCTCGGATTGAAACTACAAAATGTGTATGAAATTGGTACCATTCTTCTTTGGACCAACAGGTGAGGTCTACCCTGCTGAAGTGCCTCAGAAGGTGACAACTACAACGACCGTCGACTTCAGACACGACAAGCCACTCAGAACTAGTATCATCTCAGAAATTGGAGATGCACCATCTTCACAAGGTAAGACCAAATGCTGCCAATCGACAGGCCTAACTTGTGTTTCTCGAGTTAACTATCACAAAATCTTGATGCAGGTGTAGGCATTGATACCAAGATAACTATCATAGATACACATCCAGGAGCGACTATAACACCTTCGACAGTTTCCCAGTCGGGAACTCAAACTAGTACTGCTGAAAGGGAAGGACTCGGAGCGAGAGAAGAACGCAAAGTTGAAGTGATCAAAAGCGTAGTTTACGGTGGGCTAGCAGAGATCATGACTAGCCTTAGCATTGTGTCATCAGCCGCTGGTGGTGGTGCGTCCACATGTAAGTATGCTGCACGCAATCTTTACTCGTTCGGATAGTACATAACTACATTACTCTCAATTTTTGTTGGTTCATTTGCAGTGAATGTGTTAACTCTGGGAGCTGCAAATTTGATTGGAGGTCTTTTCATCATTGCTCACAATGTAAGTATTTTGACTCTGTTTCGTCCTTTGAATACTCAATCATATGTATTGTCGATCTCGTGGATCATTCTCCGTATAACCGTGCAGTTGTGGGACTTAAAATGCGACCGCGTCGAGGAGCAGCTCTCTAACCAAGTGACCGAGCAGGCAGATCGTTACAGACAGCTCCTGGGCCGGAGACAGAATTTCGCGCTTCACGCCTTTGTTGCCATAGTAGCGTACATCACGTTCGGCTTGGTGCCTCCGGTCGTGTACGGCTTCTCGTTCCGTGAGTCAGATGACAAACAGCTGAAGCTATTGATGGTGGCAGCAGCTTCCTTTGTGTGCATACTTGTGCTGACATTGGGAAAGGCCTATGTGCAGAGGCCCCCAAAGCCTTACTTGAAAACAGTCATGACCTTCTTGGTTATTGGGATATCTGCCTCGGGCGTGTCGTACGCTGCCGGAGGATTAGTCGAGCGCCTTCTGGAGAAGCTCGGTTTGTTCGAGCCGAGCTCGGTAGCTCCTAACTTGCTTGTGCCGGAGATGAGACCAGTTGGTTCGGGATGGGCCTCTTACTGagtgctctctctctctcgttaTATGTTCAATTGAATGTGGCgattttgttggaaataaaactAGTATTGCTAGTCTTTTTGCATCTTGTACTTTATCTTATTTCTCATAAATAGTCTGTCTCATAACTCTATAAATTCTTAAACCTTcgctaaattttaattttgcttACCAGCTTTAACATCTGTTTACAACTTATCGAACTGCTATTAATTTGTTACTCCATTTTGCAATCAATCAAAATTTCAGATCTGACATAGTTTGATATGACTTACTTGTATGAAACTATCGGACGTCGACCCGAAATGATATTTACAGGAAACAAAACATCACTGTATTATATTAAATCGAATAATTCCATTTGGTTTATATaaaaaagaatgagaaaatgGATAAAACAAGAAACGAGATGGAAGAGAATATGAGAAACTAGAATTTAGTGAAAGTTTAAGAATTTTTATAGTTGGTATGCAAAGCTAGAAtttaacaaaaatttaaaaattcaaaggcaaatATCACTTATTTTAAATACCCGTGATTCATTTCAGCTGTTACAAAGTTTTGGTTCATCTCAACACTATATTTTACGCCAATATACAATGTACATACATTTGCAATGTCTCTATTGTTGGGACATTGGCGAGTATTGATGAAGCGAAGGTGCGATGAAAGAGGCACGGACTGTCTCAAAAAAGGGCACAGGCACAGGCACAGGCACGAAGCATCATAGTTAAAGCTCTCTATATGAAACCAAAACAGTGTGTAGAAATCCTATAATATAAGACACATAGAGATTTCTAATTCCTAGTATTCAAGTTTActatcataaaaaaaaagtagaaaaagcCAAAAACTTGTGAGAAAAGAAACTGCACAAATAATCAAACTTGATATCTGCAGGCTGTTTACGAACTCTTGTCATCTGATCCATGATTCAGTTGATGCAGCTCTTGCCTGCTTTTACCTCTCTTGATTTTTGCCTTAACCCTCGATTTCGTTACTAGGGTCTGCACTGTGTTAACGAAATTTCCGACAGCCATGACTATGAGAAGAACCCCACATGTAATTACCTGAAATTCATAGGTACAGTCACGTAGGTGAATCTGGATACAATGTTGATGAAGATTCGACGAAGACATATGTTTACACAATTATTTTACCTGCCAATCCAACTTGGATCCATTCATAGTAGTATTAAGTAACAAGAACCCAACATAAGCTTCGAATCCCTGAAAATAGAGAACCATAACACGATTTGAGGGAAAACATTGGCTTTAGTGATGTCATAAGTATAGCCATCAAAAAGAAGAAACACGAGCGGCTATGAAAAGATTTATGGATCTCGACTTAACGAGCCTACACAGTCCATTAAGAGATTTGCTAATATCACTTGCACGAGGAGTTGATTCCAGTAAAATATAAAGAAGCAGTATTGTTGTCTTGTTATTGATACAAGAAGAAGG
It contains:
- the LOC121780252 gene encoding LOW QUALITY PROTEIN: ABC transporter B family member 14-like (The sequence of the model RefSeq protein was modified relative to this genomic sequence to represent the inferred CDS: inserted 1 base in 1 codon; deleted 1 base in 1 codon) → MTNLRQALYSASKHCGIRSVTSQVINETATVKTIISDRMSVIVQCISSILIATIVSIRVNWRMGLVAWAVMPCHFIGGLIQAKSAKAXAAYSELVSLASESTSNIKTVASFCLEDHVLEKAKVSLKKPLAKCRTQSIKYGIIQGVSLCLWNIAHAVALWYTTILVKRGQSSFENGIRSYQIFSLTVPSITELWTLIPTVFSAISILTPAFHTLDRQTEIEPDEPKQPPRKSIKGDIEFSNVSFTYPSRPDMIILDNFNLTIEAGSKVALVGPSGAGKSSILALLLRFYDVNEGALLIDWKNVKSYNLKVLRAQIGLVQQEPLLFSFSIRENICYGNEGASEAEVIQAAMEANIIHEVISNLPRGYDTSVGEKGCQLSGGQKQRIAIARVLLKKPAIMLLDEATSALDAESERAIINALESLQQSTTNITVAHRLSTVINSDTIFVMDKGKVVEMGTHANLVTASEGVYSKLYTHQSFAGN